DNA from Mustela erminea isolate mMusErm1 chromosome 18, mMusErm1.Pri, whole genome shotgun sequence:
CATGCCTTTGCCTCCTTCTGTTTTATCTGGGTTTCCGAAAGAAACAGGAGCGGTGACGGTGGGCAGCTTTTCTGGCCTGGGGAGAAGAATCAGTCGGGACCAATAGAGCGGAGGCCACGGGGTTGCTAGCCTATTCCTCACGGACTAATCTGTCCTCGTACAGAACAAAACTTGGGACAgttagatgcctttttttttttttaagattttatttatttatttgtgagacagtAAGCATGAGTGatggggaggggcgtggggggggtggggagagagagagagaagcagattcctcctCGCCAACCAGGgaacccgacacggggctcgatcccaggacccagagatcatgacctgagccgcaggcagacgcCTCGCCGACGAAGCCACCCAGCGGCCCCTGCATGCTtctttgaaaaggaaatatttcaaagagaagaaatattattatttccccTTGGGTTCACTTCAGGGATCTTTTAAAAGGTGGGAAGATTTCTCTTGTAACAACATTTGAGGACCTATGTCAGGGCTAAGGTATGAAGCACACTCAAGTCcttcctacaagaaatattgTGTAGAAATGAATTAAGGATCTGCAGAATACGTTCTGGGCCCACTGGCCTCACACCCTTCCTTAGAAGGGCAGATGACTTACCGAAGCCCCTCGGTGCTGCTGTTCCAAAgtcagggggtggtgggggataCGCTGATGGGTGACCTCTGGCACAGCTAAGGCAAGACGGTAGCAAAAAAACAACCCGGGGCAGCCTGGACTGCAGATGTGGGTTCTAATCCCGACCTCGTCACTCATTTACCATATGACTCTTGGCTGACACGCTGTGaccttccatttcctcatctataactCAAgactggctcaggtcatctctAATCCCTCCAGCTCTGAAATTTGATGGGACTATAAaaagcagcctttttttttttctctttttttaagactgtaaCAAGAAGCAAGCACAATTCATAAGGCAAGAGTAGCCAAGGGTTAAGTCTTTTACGTATTTAAATTACCTGCAAGGGGTGGTCCGGCCAGGCCTGCTATGCTCTGAATGAAGACATACACTCCAGCAGCAGAAGACATCCTCTCGATTCCCACAACGTCGTCTTCGGCGAGCAGCGGAATGTGGGTTCCCCCGACTGTTCCAACCATGAACCCGAAAAAGATGCTACATGACATGAGACCCCAGAACTCGGCGGCGAAAGTGAAGGCAAACAGAGACACCATCAGCAAGACGACGCAGATGAGCTCGATGTAGATCTTGCGGAtgggctcccggctgagcacaCAGCCGGCTCCTATCCTTCCGAAAACTTCGGCGATGGCCATCGTGGATAACAGAAAAGCAGCCCGCTCCTGCTCAATGCCCAGGCTGATGCCCAAGGGGATGATGTACAGGGATGGCGCGAAGAACCCCAGCGTGGCAAACAGACCGAACAACGCGTAACAGATAAAACTTCTGTCTTTCAAGATTGAGAAGTCTAACAAAGGGGCTGTCTGGTGGCTTGGCTTCGAGCCCGTCCCCACGAGGACCTGCTGTGTGTCGCCCTTCGGTCCCAGTTCTGTGTTGGCGTGACTAGGCACATTTTTCGGTGAGGTAGTTAGTTCTACTCCTGAGTCAATGGAGTCTATTGAGGTGCGTGTTTTCTCATTCTCGAGCATATACTGCACTTCTTTCCGACCCTCGTGGGTGGCTGCTTTCGGGGACCCGGGTCCTCGTATGACAATTGGTCTCAGCAGCGCCCCGCAGACGACGATGTTGAGCTGCAGCAGGCCCACGAAGAGGAGGCTGTACCTCCAGCCGATGCTGTCCTTCAGCGCTGTGATCGCTTGGGTGAGGGGGGCGGAGAGGAAGCAGAACTGAAGGTCAGAACCCGACTCAAGACCCGGGAGAAAACAGCGAGCCGACATGGGGATTCAGACTTAGGACCGCCATAGGAACGTACTGGGCCGTGCGAACGCAGCCCACCTGCCCTGTAGGCTTTATCCTCACAGCCGATGCTCTTAGGAACGAGGGAAGGAGAAAACGGGTGCAGGGATGGTCAACTATAGAGCAATGCTCAGAGGCCGAGGCCCCCAGGAGAGCTTTGGAGGGTGCGTTTTGCCAGGTGGCAGCGGAAGATGTGAAATCAGTTGGAGACCTActtgcaggctgggtgagcagcAGCCCGCAGGCCCAACCCGGGCTGCTGCCCGTCTCTGATCATAAAGCCTCCCCCGGGTGCAGCCACGCTCCTTGGGCTGATGTGCCGAGTGGCGGCTTCTGAGCTGGGACCACAAATCTGAGGGCTTCTGACAGCTCCTCATGGTCCCGCGAAAGCCCACAGTATTCGCTGTctggccttttaaaaatagaatttcccacCTCTGAGCTTGATCACTGTCCCTGCACTCCTGCGATCCTTAGTCGTGTCGGGCTAAGTAAAAGGATAAACGCACACTCCAAGAGCTCCTGGTTATCCCAGAATGTAACGATGCCAGGGTTCTAGGGTTTCTGCTTACAGACTGTCCTTTACTCCCAGAGTCCTGCTCCTTCCCACCAGGAAGCTGGGTCCTCGGCTGCTGGACACCGTtagcggggggtggggtggggtaggggcaaTGGCCACAGGAAGCCTAGAGCCCCACAGTGATAATCAAACAACACAGGCCTCACGAGACCCTGAAAATACCTCATAATCAACCCTGAAAGGTTAAATGATATTCAGTAGAATTTTATTATAGTCTAATTCTTTGAGAGCATGTCTACGAAGATATACTAAGCTGGTTATCCAGAAGATAGGCTTAGCAAGGCGGCCCCACATTCCTTGTGGggagcatttattttattttattttatttatttatttatttatttttaaagattttttatttatctgacagagatcacaagtaggcagagaggcaggcagagagagaagaggaagcaggctccctgcagagcagagagcccgatgtggggctcgatcccaggaccctgggatcatgacctgagccgaaggcagaggcttaacccactgagccacccaggtgccccgggagcaTTTATTTTATAGCATGTTTTTATACCTCCCACTCCTCCCTCATGTGGGAAACTTCCAATTGCAAAATACTTTAGGCTTGggtatgattattattatttggtatttatttatttacttattttaagtaggctccatgcccaacgtggggcttgaactcacaacccagagatcaggagTCCCAGGctgtacccactgagccagccaggcgcccctaggcttgGGGGTGTGGAGATGCTGTATGCTCATCTGGCAAAAATTGggtgtaattttcctttctctatttcgCATGTCTTGAGGGCCTACCGGGACCCAGGGAGATGGCCCGCGCTAAGGAACAAAGGCGACCAAGAGACAAGATACAGTTTCTACCCTCAGAGGGCATTCACGAGCAGTGATGCTCCCCTTGACATGTTATTGTGAAAAATTTTATGTGGACAGTAAAGTGGAGCGTGCCTGCCTGCCCTTCGCCTGAGTTCGATaacatgtcctctctctctgcctgtcttccgatacatttatatgcatacacacattcaGTTTTCTGAACTACGTGAAAAGCTTCAGACATTAGGACATGTCACCCCTAAATACTTCAACATTATCTCCTTTGAACAAAGCATCTGTCTACTGACACATTCTGAAGAAATGGCAGAGTGAGAAATGAATCTGGGTCTCCAAGGTTAACTGTCTACTACTCTTTGGAGAGTAATTCACCTCCTGATGTtgaagtagcaaaaaaaaaaaaaaaacaacaacaaaaaaaaccagcgATAAAAATTTTgctgggagggtgcctgggtggctcagtcagttaagcgtccgacttttgattttggcccCCATCATGATCtcgggtcgtgagatggagccccgcgtctggCTGGCCCTGGAGCCTGCTcgaaattctccctctccctctgccccttcctcctcatGCGCGGGCATGCCTgcgtgtgctgtctctctctctctctcaaaaatga
Protein-coding regions in this window:
- the SLC16A6 gene encoding monocarboxylate transporter 7 isoform X1 is translated as MTQKTSQLCSTANVYTQVPDGGWGWVVAVSFFFVEVFTYGIVKSFGVFFNDLMDSFDESNSRISWVISICVFVLTFTAPLSAVLSTRFGHRLVVVAGGLLVSTGMVTASFSRELYHMYISIGVVSGLGYCFSFLPTVTILSQYFDKKRSMVTAVASTGECFAMFAFAPAITALKDSIGWRYSLLFVGLLQLNIVVCGALLRPIVIRGPGSPKAATHEGRKEVQYMLENEKTRTSIDSIDSGVELTTSPKNVPSHANTELGPKGDTQQVLVGTGSKPSHQTAPLLDFSILKDRSFICYALFGLFATLGFFAPSLYIIPLGISLGIEQERAAFLLSTMAIAEVFGRIGAGCVLSREPIRKIYIELICVVLLMVSLFAFTFAAEFWGLMSCSIFFGFMVGTVGGTHIPLLAEDDVVGIERMSSAAGVYVFIQSIAGLAGPPLAGLLVDQSKIYSRAFYSCAAGMAVAAVCLALVRPCKTGLCQGHPAGEGQAESPRGKALQDIPEDFLEMDLGKNEHKGHVKTEPV
- the SLC16A6 gene encoding monocarboxylate transporter 7 isoform X2, coding for MVGGGAPPRPAETGCSRLRMTQKTSQLCSTANVYTQVPDGGWGWVVAVSFFFVEVFTYGIVKSFGVFFNDLMDSFDESNSRISWVISICVFVLTFTAPLSAVLSTRFGHRLVVVAGGLLVSTGMVTASFSRELYHMYISIGVVSGLGYCFSFLPTVTILSQYFDKKRSMVTAVASTGECFAMFAFAPAITALKDSIGWRYSLLFVGLLQLNIVVCGALLRPIVIRGPGSPKAATHEGRKEVQYMLENEKTRTSIDSIDSGVELTTSPKNVPSHANTELGPKGDTQQVLVGTGSKPSHQTAPLLDFSILKDRSFICYALFGLFATLGFFAPSLYIIPLGISLGIEQERAAFLLSTMAIAEVFGRIGAGCVLSREPIRKIYIELICVVLLMVSLFAFTFAAEFWGLMSCSIFFGFMVGTVGGTHIPLLAEDDVVGIERMSSAAGVYVFIQSIAGLAGPPLAGLLVDQSKIYSRAFYSCAAGMAVAAVCLALVRPCKTGLCQGHPAGEGQAESPRGKALQDIPEDFLEMDLGKNEHKGHVKTEPV